A section of the Helicobacter jaachi genome encodes:
- the pbpC gene encoding penicillin-binding protein 1C, with protein MFPYLKAISVCVAGLLVLVCCYGAGVFMQFYTRLTPHSDLFESMYSKSVLDRHNRILSVFLTPNEQWHIKSYIPVPDKLRAAVLTYEDKRFESHYGIDILALMRSIKNNLFFSQRTGGSTITMQVVKLYLKPKRTYANKFNEIMQAFALECAYDKDEILSMYLNNAPYGGNIIGYHSAALLYFNKDSASLTWAESALLAVLPNAPGLINLQKNTQILKTKRDALLYKMHQRGYFDEHILSLALREPITWRKMHHRNIAPHISLKLASQIGQNNITTTIDKDLQMRLESKVKQYHTKLLPQGILNLAALVVDTKSGQILSYIGSQDFLDIAHFGQIDGVSAMRSPGSLLKPFLYALSIDEGLIAPESLLVDVPLFFSNFNPQNATKTYAGLVRAQYALQKSLNVPFVKLLQTYGYEKFFFTLQDMAQLKPSNAYTYGLSLILGSKELSMLEIARLYRGLGNYGEFGDLSIMLNAPTKPNKRFFSKGSAYLTLQTLKELQREGDLDYHRAKMAFSWKSGTSYGRKDAWAAGVSPKYTIVVWVGNFTGKANPNIFGASTAGTLLFEILESLPDNNLTFTLPASDLKYIEVDKFSGYTLSDEYKALLRQSSLDKSMQYILYPTQAKPLQTSPFYKKVFLAADKEVDSISEDFIHAKPALMLHLPTNVLAYYKSQHINIAKHLNKQAKHVQFIYPTNGLKIILPKDFDGQKELIINIANLKNQCIAWYLNKTLIHTSNQSSLKLSLPRREHTLSIIGEDGSMDSISFSIE; from the coding sequence ATGTTTCCCTATTTGAAAGCAATAAGCGTGTGCGTAGCGGGGCTTTTAGTCCTTGTGTGCTGCTATGGCGCGGGTGTGTTTATGCAGTTTTATACTAGGCTTACGCCACATAGCGACTTATTTGAATCTATGTATAGTAAAAGCGTGCTTGATAGGCATAATCGCATTTTAAGCGTATTTCTTACACCTAATGAGCAGTGGCATATCAAATCTTACATACCTGTGCCCGACAAGCTGCGCGCGGCTGTTTTAACCTATGAGGATAAACGCTTTGAGAGCCATTATGGCATTGATATACTTGCCCTTATGCGTAGTATTAAAAATAATCTTTTTTTCTCCCAGCGCACAGGCGGTAGCACCATAACTATGCAAGTAGTTAAGCTTTATTTAAAGCCTAAGCGCACTTATGCGAATAAATTTAATGAAATTATGCAAGCTTTTGCCCTTGAATGCGCGTATGATAAAGATGAGATTTTAAGTATGTATCTTAATAACGCGCCCTATGGGGGCAATATCATTGGTTATCATTCAGCAGCACTTTTATATTTTAATAAAGATTCTGCATCTCTCACTTGGGCAGAATCTGCTCTCCTTGCAGTCTTACCAAATGCACCAGGGCTTATTAATCTCCAAAAAAATACGCAGATTCTAAAAACTAAGCGCGATGCGCTTTTATATAAAATGCACCAGAGGGGGTATTTTGATGAGCATATTTTATCGCTTGCTTTAAGAGAGCCTATCACTTGGCGCAAAATGCACCATCGTAACATCGCGCCACATATTAGCCTAAAGCTTGCATCTCAAATAGGGCAAAATAACATCACCACCACTATCGACAAAGATTTGCAAATGCGCTTAGAATCTAAGGTTAAGCAATATCATACAAAGCTCTTGCCACAAGGCATTTTAAATCTAGCCGCGCTTGTAGTGGATACGAAAAGCGGGCAGATTCTATCCTACATCGGTTCGCAGGATTTTTTAGACATAGCGCATTTTGGGCAAATTGATGGCGTGAGTGCTATGCGCTCACCCGGCTCATTGCTTAAACCATTTTTGTATGCTCTAAGTATAGATGAGGGCTTGATAGCTCCTGAAAGTTTGCTTGTTGATGTGCCGCTATTTTTTTCAAATTTTAATCCACAAAATGCTACAAAAACTTATGCAGGCTTGGTGCGCGCTCAATATGCCTTGCAAAAATCCCTCAATGTGCCTTTTGTGAAATTATTACAAACTTATGGGTATGAGAAATTTTTTTTCACCCTGCAAGATATGGCGCAGCTAAAGCCTAGCAATGCCTATACTTATGGACTTTCGCTTATACTTGGCTCAAAGGAATTAAGTATGCTTGAAATTGCTAGACTTTATCGAGGGTTAGGGAATTATGGCGAATTTGGTGATTTGTCTATTATGCTAAATGCTCCCACAAAGCCTAACAAGCGGTTTTTTTCTAAAGGCAGTGCTTATCTTACGCTCCAAACGCTTAAAGAATTGCAGCGCGAGGGTGATTTGGATTACCACAGGGCAAAAATGGCATTTTCATGGAAAAGTGGCACGAGCTATGGCAGGAAAGATGCGTGGGCGGCGGGTGTTAGCCCAAAATATACTATTGTTGTTTGGGTGGGGAATTTCACAGGCAAGGCAAATCCTAATATCTTTGGTGCAAGCACTGCAGGCACACTTCTTTTTGAAATCTTAGAATCTTTGCCAGATAATAATCTTACTTTTACGCTTCCAGCGTCAGATTTAAAATATATTGAGGTGGATAAATTTAGTGGCTATACGCTTAGTGATGAGTATAAAGCCTTACTTAGGCAAAGCAGCCTTGATAAAAGTATGCAATATATCCTCTATCCTACGCAGGCAAAGCCGCTACAAACCTCTCCTTTTTATAAAAAGGTGTTTCTTGCAGCGGATAAGGAGGTAGATTCTATAAGTGAGGATTTTATACACGCTAAGCCCGCGCTTATGCTTCATCTCCCCACAAATGTGCTAGCATACTATAAATCGCAACATATAAATATTGCAAAGCATTTAAATAAGCAAGCCAAACATGTGCAGTTTATTTACCCCACAAATGGGCTTAAAATCATTTTGCCAAAAGATTTTGATGGGCAAAAAGAGTTGATTATAAATATTGCTAATCTTAAAAATCAGTGTATTGCGTGGTATCTTAATAAAACACTTATCCATACTTCTAATCAATCTAGTCTCAAACTCTCCCTCCCACGCCGCGAGCATACACTTAGTATCATAGGCGAAGATGGCAGCATGGATAGCATTAGTTTTAGTATTGAGTGA
- the acpP gene encoding acyl carrier protein codes for MDTFESVKAVVVEQLSVDANEVKPESRFIEDLNADSLDVVELVMALEEKFSIEIPDEDAEKIKTVNDVVAYIQAHKKS; via the coding sequence ATGGATACATTTGAGAGTGTAAAGGCGGTGGTAGTAGAGCAACTGAGCGTTGATGCAAATGAGGTAAAGCCAGAATCTAGATTTATTGAAGATTTGAATGCAGATTCTCTTGATGTTGTTGAACTCGTTATGGCTCTTGAGGAAAAATTTTCAATTGAAATTCCTGATGAAGATGCTGAAAAAATCAAAACCGTAAATGATGTTGTAGCCTATATTCAAGCTCACAAAAAATCCTAA
- the fabG gene encoding 3-oxoacyl-ACP reductase FabG: protein MTFQGQNVLITGASKGIGAQIAKTLAGYGLKVWINYRSKPELAEALKHDIESSGNKAALIKFDASIEAEFIAGLKVIVESDGVLDYLVNNAGITNDKLALRMSVADFESVLEANLKSCFIGCREALKIMGKQRFGSVVNIASIIGERGNMGQTNYAASKGGMIAMSKSFAYEGAPRNIRFNCVTPGFIRSDMTDELKPEVAENYMKNIPLARFGEAEDVAQAVAFLLSNASAYITGEVLKVNGGLYM, encoded by the coding sequence ATGACATTTCAAGGACAAAATGTATTAATCACAGGCGCGAGTAAAGGCATTGGTGCGCAAATTGCTAAAACATTGGCAGGATATGGGCTAAAAGTATGGATAAATTATCGCTCAAAGCCCGAGCTTGCAGAAGCTCTAAAGCATGATATAGAATCTAGTGGCAATAAAGCAGCGCTCATTAAATTTGATGCGAGCATTGAAGCAGAGTTTATAGCCGGACTTAAGGTGATTGTTGAGAGCGATGGGGTTTTAGATTATCTTGTCAATAATGCTGGCATTACAAATGATAAACTTGCCTTGCGTATGAGTGTGGCGGATTTTGAGAGTGTATTGGAGGCAAATTTGAAATCCTGCTTTATTGGCTGCAGGGAGGCTTTAAAAATTATGGGCAAGCAGCGATTTGGAAGTGTGGTAAATATCGCTTCAATCATCGGTGAGCGCGGCAATATGGGGCAGACAAATTATGCAGCAAGCAAGGGAGGTATGATAGCTATGAGTAAATCCTTTGCATATGAGGGTGCGCCGCGCAATATACGCTTTAATTGCGTAACACCCGGCTTTATTAGGAGCGATATGACTGATGAGCTTAAGCCCGAAGTAGCCGAAAATTATATGAAAAATATACCGCTTGCGCGCTTTGGCGAGGCAGAAGATGTCGCCCAAGCGGTGGCATTTTTGCTCTCAAATGCCTCTGCATACATTACTGGCGAGGTGCTAAAGGTGAATGGTGGGCTTTATATGTAG
- the accA gene encoding acetyl-CoA carboxylase carboxyl transferase subunit alpha yields MATYLDFEQKIKNLQDDIESALVRGDTHAQAILQKELEKEVSHVYSHISDYQKLQLARHPDRPYALDYIELICKDGYEISGDRHFRDDKAIVCFLGKVGGQTTMIIGEEKGRGTKNKLVRNFGMPSPEGYRKALRAAKLAEKFAIPILMLVDTQGAYPGLGAEERGQSEAIAKNLQVFAGLRTPTIAIVIGEGGSGGALAIAVADRLAMMQYSVFSVISPEGCAAILWNDPSKIESATKALKITPPELKKCGLIDDVIDEPLIGAHRDKQSAAKAIESYYLKALNAVLHDKDYLDKRYEKLMSYGAFAEA; encoded by the coding sequence ATGGCTACATATCTTGATTTTGAGCAGAAAATTAAAAATCTCCAAGATGATATAGAATCTGCCCTTGTGCGCGGCGATACACACGCTCAAGCAATCCTGCAAAAAGAGCTTGAAAAAGAAGTTTCCCATGTATATTCTCACATTAGCGATTATCAAAAATTGCAGCTAGCGCGTCACCCAGACCGCCCATATGCGCTAGATTATATAGAACTTATATGCAAAGATGGCTATGAAATTAGCGGTGATAGGCATTTTAGAGATGATAAGGCAATTGTGTGCTTTCTTGGCAAGGTTGGTGGGCAAACCACTATGATAATTGGCGAGGAGAAAGGGCGAGGCACGAAAAATAAGCTTGTGCGTAATTTTGGTATGCCAAGCCCTGAAGGCTATCGCAAGGCTTTGCGCGCTGCTAAGCTTGCAGAGAAATTTGCTATCCCTATTCTTATGCTTGTAGATACACAAGGGGCTTATCCGGGTTTAGGTGCGGAGGAGCGCGGGCAAAGCGAGGCTATTGCAAAAAATTTGCAAGTATTTGCAGGACTTAGAACGCCAACCATTGCTATTGTTATTGGCGAGGGCGGTAGCGGTGGAGCATTAGCCATTGCCGTGGCAGATAGATTAGCGATGATGCAGTATTCTGTTTTTAGTGTTATTTCGCCAGAGGGCTGCGCAGCTATTTTGTGGAATGACCCCTCAAAGATAGAATCTGCGACAAAAGCCCTTAAAATCACCCCTCCTGAACTCAAAAAATGCGGGCTTATTGATGATGTGATTGATGAGCCGCTCATCGGTGCGCATAGGGATAAGCAAAGCGCAGCAAAGGCGATAGAATCTTATTATCTTAAAGCCCTCAATGCAGTTTTGCACGATAAAGATTATTTGGATAAACGCTATGAAAAGCTTATGAGTTATGGGGCTTTTGCTGAAGCGTAG
- a CDS encoding alpha-2-macroglobulin family protein, whose translation MRKHIYKIWLMLLCVLFVACSDNKSVSSYTQEIATMPKILITFNEPITTQDKQGSIHTADKNDKIIALNGEAIRADYAFKSTYELLIIPSVPALKPNAEYRLEIKLSKLVDSMLEDNLNLKLHTKPTEVLSASLEPDYIDEKSFYLNARISLSQIIDTSDIREALKAQSVDFKAKIISLSDDAGSQIPFSFESQKDEINIQSEALPIEQAPKTYTLTLKADYFGFEEDEVLRYVRTARGLEVEDIAANSSQKPSITISFSQILADNANIQDFISITPNIAANIAKSGNKLIISAPFGIAKPYTVRVKEGIKSIDGLELKSPREERIIFEPLPPSLVFSQQGVFLPTIADKKLSFKSINVNRVHLKISRIYPNNITAYLYKQNLIGDVKYNANNAYDEYDTYGIYSDFEQLGDVVFEQSFDIPNQANEWIQNQLDFSALKAKEGIFIVELSFGADDVDAKSLKAQSYDNAYFLRKNGTIQKHLIFSNIALIAQRINDKLEVFALDIASNKPLSQVQIQAISHKNQSIAKANTNEQGIATFENLKDVMYLSATKGDSTTILRLNAPLALDSFDVKGLESTQGVNAYIYTDRGVYRPGEKAHINIIARADSKPITHPIYISITSPQGKKVVDKQKLTDNLFGFFNYEFDTDKNAPTGVWRIQADVGGSAFWHNVSLESVVPNRIKVELKTDEELTQAQIAEYDSIPYAISSSYLFGAPAANLTYTNQMYIQGVDFTPKVYRDYTFANPSSLRYSFNDTQEGQLDSKGFVEGIFNVNDLEHLNQNLRAFMSVKVFENGGRYVMARKNIDITLFDSFVGIKAPKAEVSLDSHLKIPIIVLSKDSQKLLANRPLTYRIYHSAHSWWWDYDSYDSFARSMKSSRHTKLIQEGSLTSSDKPIMLDFTPTQHGEMLLEVEDMQNHNTSAVLFYVGMSGEPSLNPKANTLAIKADKSQYQAGERAKISFESVQDAKALVSVVSANKVLERFWLDTKDTESSFELLLKDSYAPNVYVSVSVLQDYKKLDNDRAQRLYGVIPIMVENTESKLNLALQAPQSIRPNTDFSIKLSNKESKKVAYSVAVVDEGLLNLTDFISPNPWAYFYQKLAFMLESFDNYDLIIGRDMGQIHKVFKVGGDMMLASAQRKDLSQAQRFKPVAFYTPPIMSDEQGRAEVTYKMPAYMGSVRIMAVALNDTSYGAAAQNMQVSAPVAMLSTIPRSLKIGDVFSLAIEVVPTQHKAGKTTLKLTSGDKIHLDKQTFTLDFSDTASQIVHTNAKVSPDSIGQDFIDIVLENGDFTMQERTDIDILPFNPYTTLSKKFTLEPNATLTLQNPKHYIKDSQMGYVLISQSPIMGIEHRLRWLIRYPYGCIEQTTSSLISQLFLHLSGADSINKAQIVKDINAGISRIATFQTTDGGFAYWQGGNSADAWGSAYAGHFLLLAKAQGYYVPQDMLKAWINYETYYVKNAPAKQAIYPLYLLSLAGEPQLGLLNYIYEHNFNDLDISDKWLLAAAYKLASIDDIAQKITHNLPTKSPKHDESYYKDSYGSNLRDDAIILKAYTDIYKTPKAELAAYIQEQLEGQEWYSTQTLGFSLLALAGNNASVKADSITPMKFSLAGKVYDEALDSIKVPFSAETAKLISQSDKPLYVNQVWEGILLEKDIKPNAQKIALSREFYDEQGKPIDVSSLPSGSSFYLSLTLTNANKAVDIKNVAITQILPSGWEIENTRLSDEYLPNFARNDADYTDMRDDRVMWFLDFNSQKAAERKIFVKINTITPGEYVLPPATAEAMYDNSFLANTASLPVVITSK comes from the coding sequence ATGCGCAAACATATATATAAAATATGGCTTATGCTGCTTTGTGTGTTATTTGTGGCGTGTTCGGATAATAAATCAGTAAGCTCCTATACGCAAGAGATTGCTACTATGCCTAAAATACTTATTACTTTTAATGAGCCAATTACTACTCAAGATAAGCAGGGCAGCATACATACGGCGGATAAAAATGATAAGATTATTGCCCTTAATGGAGAGGCTATTAGGGCAGATTATGCGTTTAAATCCACTTATGAGCTGCTTATTATCCCAAGTGTGCCAGCACTAAAGCCAAATGCGGAGTATCGCTTAGAAATTAAGCTTTCAAAGCTTGTAGATTCTATGCTAGAGGATAATCTTAATCTTAAACTTCACACCAAGCCAACAGAAGTGCTTAGCGCCTCTTTGGAGCCTGATTATATAGATGAAAAATCATTTTACTTAAATGCACGCATTAGCTTATCGCAGATAATAGATACAAGTGATATACGCGAGGCTTTGAAAGCACAAAGCGTGGATTTTAAAGCCAAGATAATAAGCCTAAGCGATGATGCAGGTTCTCAAATACCCTTTAGCTTTGAAAGTCAAAAAGATGAGATAAATATCCAAAGCGAGGCATTGCCTATAGAGCAAGCGCCAAAAACTTACACGCTTACCCTTAAGGCGGACTATTTTGGCTTTGAAGAAGATGAAGTTTTGCGCTATGTGCGCACAGCTCGTGGGCTTGAGGTGGAGGATATAGCGGCTAACTCAAGCCAAAAGCCCTCTATTACTATATCTTTTTCGCAAATCCTTGCAGATAATGCCAATATACAGGATTTTATCTCCATTACGCCAAATATTGCAGCCAATATCGCCAAATCAGGCAATAAGCTTATTATTAGCGCGCCTTTTGGCATTGCTAAGCCTTACACCGTGCGCGTGAAAGAGGGTATTAAAAGCATTGATGGCTTAGAGCTTAAAAGCCCAAGAGAGGAGCGCATAATTTTTGAGCCGCTGCCTCCTTCGCTTGTATTTTCTCAACAAGGCGTGTTTTTGCCCACTATTGCGGATAAAAAACTCTCTTTTAAAAGCATAAATGTCAATCGCGTCCATTTAAAAATAAGCAGAATCTATCCTAATAACATCACTGCCTATCTTTATAAGCAAAATCTCATCGGCGATGTCAAATATAACGCAAATAACGCCTATGATGAATATGATACATATGGCATATACAGCGACTTTGAGCAGCTTGGCGATGTGGTGTTTGAGCAGAGCTTTGATATACCAAATCAAGCCAATGAGTGGATTCAAAATCAGCTTGATTTTTCAGCGCTGAAAGCCAAAGAGGGCATTTTTATCGTTGAGCTTAGCTTTGGCGCAGATGATGTAGATGCTAAATCGCTTAAGGCTCAATCCTATGATAATGCCTATTTTCTAAGAAAAAATGGCACTATTCAAAAACATTTGATTTTCTCAAATATCGCGCTTATAGCCCAAAGGATAAATGATAAACTAGAAGTTTTCGCCCTTGATATAGCAAGCAATAAGCCCCTTTCTCAAGTGCAAATACAAGCCATTAGCCATAAAAATCAAAGTATAGCAAAAGCAAATACCAATGAGCAGGGCATAGCTACTTTTGAGAATCTAAAAGATGTGATGTATCTTAGCGCGACTAAGGGGGATAGCACGACTATTTTGCGCCTTAATGCGCCTTTGGCATTAGATAGTTTTGATGTGAAAGGTTTAGAATCCACACAGGGTGTGAATGCCTACATTTATACCGATAGAGGCGTATATCGCCCGGGCGAAAAGGCACATATTAATATCATTGCGCGCGCAGATTCTAAGCCCATAACTCACCCTATTTATATTAGTATCACCTCTCCGCAGGGTAAAAAGGTGGTTGATAAGCAAAAGCTTACAGACAATCTCTTTGGATTTTTTAATTATGAGTTTGATACAGACAAAAACGCACCAACAGGCGTTTGGCGCATTCAAGCAGATGTGGGCGGAAGTGCATTTTGGCATAATGTATCTTTAGAATCTGTAGTGCCAAATCGCATTAAAGTGGAGCTTAAAACAGATGAGGAACTCACACAAGCACAAATTGCGGAGTATGACAGCATACCTTATGCAATTTCTTCATCTTATCTCTTTGGCGCGCCTGCGGCAAATCTCACTTATACGAATCAAATGTATATTCAAGGTGTAGATTTTACGCCTAAAGTGTATAGGGATTATACTTTTGCTAATCCCTCATCACTGCGCTATAGCTTTAATGATACGCAAGAAGGGCAGCTAGATTCTAAAGGCTTTGTTGAGGGAATTTTTAATGTCAATGATTTAGAGCATCTTAATCAGAATCTGCGCGCGTTTATGAGCGTGAAAGTTTTTGAAAATGGCGGGCGATATGTGATGGCGCGCAAAAATATAGATATTACGCTTTTTGATAGCTTTGTTGGTATTAAAGCGCCAAAGGCAGAAGTGAGCCTAGATTCTCATCTTAAAATCCCAATCATTGTGCTATCAAAAGATAGCCAAAAACTCCTTGCTAATCGTCCCCTTACTTATAGAATCTACCACAGCGCGCATTCGTGGTGGTGGGATTATGATAGTTATGATAGCTTTGCGCGCTCAATGAAGTCTAGTCGCCATACAAAGCTTATTCAAGAGGGTTCGCTTACATCAAGTGATAAGCCTATTATGCTTGATTTCACGCCTACACAGCATGGCGAAATGCTCCTTGAAGTAGAAGATATGCAAAATCACAACACGAGTGCGGTTTTGTTTTATGTGGGTATGTCTGGTGAGCCCTCGCTTAATCCCAAAGCTAATACGCTAGCCATAAAAGCGGATAAATCCCAATATCAAGCGGGTGAACGCGCAAAAATAAGCTTTGAGAGTGTCCAAGATGCTAAGGCTTTGGTGAGTGTGGTAAGTGCGAACAAAGTCCTAGAGCGATTTTGGCTTGATACAAAGGATACAGAGAGCAGCTTTGAGCTTTTGCTTAAAGATTCTTATGCGCCTAATGTGTATGTGAGCGTGAGCGTATTGCAAGATTATAAAAAGCTTGATAATGACCGCGCACAAAGGCTTTATGGCGTTATTCCTATAATGGTTGAAAATACAGAATCTAAACTTAACCTCGCATTGCAAGCCCCACAATCAATCCGCCCTAATACTGATTTTAGCATTAAGCTTTCTAATAAAGAGAGCAAGAAAGTCGCCTATAGCGTGGCTGTGGTAGATGAAGGCTTGCTTAATTTAACAGATTTCATCTCGCCAAATCCATGGGCGTATTTTTATCAAAAGCTAGCTTTTATGCTAGAGAGTTTTGATAATTATGACTTAATCATCGGACGCGATATGGGGCAGATTCACAAGGTGTTTAAAGTGGGGGGTGATATGATGCTAGCAAGTGCGCAGCGCAAAGATTTAAGCCAAGCCCAAAGATTTAAGCCTGTGGCATTTTACACGCCTCCTATTATGAGTGATGAGCAGGGCAGGGCAGAAGTTACATACAAAATGCCCGCATATATGGGCAGTGTGCGCATTATGGCAGTAGCGCTCAATGATACCTCCTATGGCGCCGCTGCGCAAAATATGCAAGTAAGCGCACCTGTGGCTATGCTCTCAACCATTCCTAGGAGCTTAAAGATTGGCGATGTTTTTAGTCTTGCCATTGAGGTTGTGCCCACACAACACAAAGCAGGTAAAACTACGCTAAAACTCACAAGCGGGGATAAAATCCACCTTGACAAACAGACATTTACGCTTGATTTTAGCGATACCGCGTCACAAATTGTTCATACAAATGCCAAAGTTAGTCCAGATTCTATCGGGCAGGATTTTATTGATATTGTGCTAGAAAATGGTGATTTTACCATGCAAGAGCGCACAGATATTGATATTTTGCCCTTTAATCCCTACACGACTTTAAGCAAGAAATTTACCCTTGAGCCTAATGCCACGCTTACATTACAGAATCCAAAGCATTACATTAAGGATTCTCAAATGGGCTATGTGCTTATAAGTCAAAGCCCTATTATGGGCATTGAGCATCGTTTGCGCTGGCTTATACGCTATCCTTATGGCTGCATTGAGCAAACTACATCAAGTCTTATATCTCAACTTTTTCTCCATTTAAGCGGAGCAGATTCTATAAATAAGGCTCAAATAGTAAAAGATATTAATGCAGGCATTTCGCGCATTGCGACTTTTCAAACAACTGATGGTGGATTTGCGTATTGGCAGGGTGGGAATAGTGCAGATGCGTGGGGGAGCGCGTATGCGGGGCATTTCTTACTTTTAGCCAAAGCACAGGGTTATTATGTGCCTCAAGATATGCTTAAGGCTTGGATAAACTATGAGACTTATTATGTGAAAAATGCTCCGGCTAAGCAAGCAATCTATCCGCTTTATTTGCTTTCATTAGCAGGTGAGCCACAATTGGGGTTATTAAATTACATTTATGAGCATAATTTTAATGATTTAGACATAAGTGATAAATGGCTACTTGCTGCGGCGTATAAGCTTGCTAGCATAGATGATATCGCGCAAAAAATTACGCATAATCTCCCCACAAAAAGCCCAAAGCACGATGAGTCTTATTACAAAGATAGCTATGGCTCAAACTTGCGCGATGATGCGATAATACTCAAAGCCTACACAGATATTTATAAAACCCCAAAAGCGGAGCTTGCAGCTTATATCCAAGAGCAGCTTGAGGGACAAGAGTGGTATTCTACACAAACGCTAGGATTTTCTTTGCTAGCACTAGCGGGCAATAATGCTAGCGTGAAAGCAGATTCTATAACGCCTATGAAATTTAGCCTTGCGGGCAAAGTCTATGATGAGGCGCTAGATTCTATAAAAGTGCCTTTTAGCGCAGAGACTGCTAAACTCATCTCCCAAAGTGATAAGCCTTTGTATGTAAATCAAGTGTGGGAGGGCATTTTGCTTGAGAAAGATATAAAGCCAAATGCGCAAAAAATTGCCCTTTCACGCGAGTTTTACGATGAGCAGGGCAAGCCTATTGATGTAAGCTCCTTGCCTTCAGGGAGTAGCTTTTATCTAAGCCTTACGCTTACAAATGCCAATAAGGCTGTAGATATTAAAAATGTGGCTATCACGCAGATTCTGCCTAGTGGGTGGGAGATTGAAAATACAAGGCTTAGTGATGAATATCTGCCAAATTTTGCGCGTAATGACGCGGATTACACTGATATGCGCGATGATAGAGTGATGTGGTTTTTAGATTTTAATAGCCAAAAAGCAGCAGAGCGCAAGATATTTGTAAAGATTAATACCATAACGCCCGGAGAGTATGTCTTGCCACCAGCCACAGCAGAGGCGATGTATGATAATAGTTTTTTGGCAAATACAGCCTCTCTCCCAGTGGTTATAACCTCTAAGTAA
- a CDS encoding beta-ketoacyl-ACP synthase II, translating to MRRVVVTGLGMINSLGLNKSDSFNAIINAQCGIKRISCFDVEQFPVKIAGEITDFNPEEVLDAREIKKADRFIQLGLKAAKEAMYESGLLEGNTINATLGERFGVSSAAGIGGLGNIEKNSIACEQKGPRRINPFFIPSALVNMLGGFVSIEYALKGPNLASVTACAAGTHAISEAAKTIMLNGADVMLVVASESSICPVGIGGFAAMKALSDRNDEPSKASRPFDKERNGFVMGEGAGALVLEEYESAKKRGATIYAELIGFGESGDANHITTPAPQGEGALRAMKAALRMANRPVDYINAHGTSTAYNDLYETMALKTAFGGKDNVPPVSSTKGQIGHCLGAAGALEAIISIMAMQKGILPPTINQENPDPECDLDYIPNHAREAKIDVVMSNSFGFGGTNGVVIFSRI from the coding sequence ATGCGCCGAGTAGTAGTAACCGGTCTAGGAATGATTAACTCACTAGGATTAAATAAAAGCGACTCTTTTAATGCTATTATCAACGCGCAGTGTGGAATTAAAAGAATTTCTTGCTTTGATGTGGAGCAATTCCCTGTTAAAATTGCTGGCGAAATTACAGATTTTAATCCCGAAGAAGTCCTTGATGCGCGCGAAATAAAAAAGGCTGATAGATTTATCCAGCTTGGGCTAAAAGCCGCAAAAGAGGCGATGTATGAGAGCGGGCTACTTGAAGGGAATACGATAAATGCCACACTTGGAGAAAGATTTGGCGTAAGCTCTGCTGCTGGCATTGGTGGGCTTGGCAATATTGAGAAAAACTCCATTGCCTGTGAGCAGAAAGGTCCTCGCCGCATTAACCCATTTTTTATCCCCTCTGCTCTTGTGAATATGCTTGGGGGCTTTGTGTCCATTGAATACGCGCTTAAAGGTCCAAATCTTGCGAGCGTTACAGCGTGTGCAGCAGGCACACATGCTATTAGTGAGGCGGCAAAGACTATTATGCTTAATGGTGCAGATGTGATGCTCGTGGTGGCTTCAGAATCTTCTATTTGCCCTGTGGGCATTGGAGGTTTTGCGGCGATGAAGGCTTTAAGCGATAGAAATGATGAGCCTAGCAAGGCTTCTCGTCCCTTTGATAAAGAGCGCAATGGCTTTGTAATGGGTGAGGGTGCAGGGGCATTGGTGCTTGAAGAGTATGAGAGTGCTAAAAAGCGTGGAGCGACTATTTATGCAGAGCTTATAGGCTTTGGTGAAAGTGGCGATGCTAATCATATCACTACGCCTGCTCCGCAGGGTGAAGGAGCTTTGCGCGCTATGAAAGCCGCGCTTAGAATGGCAAATAGACCTGTGGATTACATTAATGCACACGGCACTAGCACGGCTTATAATGATTTGTATGAAACTATGGCGCTTAAAACTGCTTTTGGCGGCAAAGATAATGTCCCTCCAGTGAGTTCAACTAAAGGGCAAATCGGGCATTGTTTGGGTGCAGCTGGTGCTTTGGAGGCTATTATATCTATTATGGCTATGCAAAAGGGCATTCTACCTCCGACTATTAATCAAGAGAATCCAGACCCTGAATGTGACCTTGATTATATTCCAAATCATGCGCGTGAGGCAAAGATTGATGTTGTTATGAGCAACTCATTTGGCTTTGGCGGCACAAATGGGGTTGTGATTTTTAGCAGAATCTAA